The following nucleotide sequence is from Gordonia jinghuaiqii.
GGACCTCATCGGAATCGAGAGTGACTGTACGCGAGTCGATGTCCAGAGAAGCGGCGCTCTGGCCGAGTCGGAGTTCGACGTCGAGCTCGGCGAGACCCTCGGCGCTCTTGAGTGGTTTCGACGGTTGGCGTCCGTCGAGCTTCAGCCGCTCTTTGGTCAGCGGCGGCCGGTCGTAGGGCAGTTCGCTTTCGGCGCCGATGAGGGTGATCGCACCGGCGAACCCGGACTTGCGGGCGGCCTCCACGGCGCGCAGGCCCGCGAGCGATGCCCCGACGATGAGCAGTCGCGGCGTCCCGGGGATCACACGACCTCGATGGCTTCGGTCGGGCACTCCTCCATGGCCTCTTTGACTGCCGCCTCGAGCTCGGCGGGGATGTCCTCGAGGAGCACCTGTGCCACCCCGTCGTCACTGACTGCGAAGACACCGGGGGCCGTCGCTTCGCAGATGCCACAGCCCTGGCAATTGTCGTTGACCGTTACCTTCATGGGGCACAGTGCCTTTCGCGGTCCTTGCCCGCGACCAGCCCGGCCCGGGTCTAGATTGTTTAGGTCTAGACAATGTACCATTAGACAACCTAGTGTGGCACACATCATAGGTTCACAGCTTCACGAAAGGCGCCGCAATGGTCGACATCACCCAACCCTTCGTCATCGACACACCACTGAGTACACGCTTCCCCATCTACACCCGAGCCAACACTGGTGAGGTCGCAGGCGGCACCACGAGTCCACTCATGTGGTCCTTCGGCGGGGGCATGGGCAACGAGATCCAGTGGCGCAAGGCGCTTGCCGAGTTCGGCGCCTTCGACGAGGACGAGTTCCGCGAGGACTTCATCGACATCCAGGGGATGGTGCACGGATACATCTACCTCAACCTGTCGCAGTCCCGGGTGTTCGGCGTCCGCATGCCCGGCGCGACACCGGATCTCATGGACCGCACCTACCTCGGAGACGTCACCGCACCGCCCTATGTGCCGCACCCGGACGACGCGAAACCCGAATACACCGACCGAATCCTCGCCTCCGTGCAGCGGGTGATGACCGAAACCCATCGCAACGACATCGAGATCGAGGACCGCGAGGCCGCCGCACAACTGCGCGCCGTTCGTCCGGACATGTCCGCGATGAGCGATCGGGAGCTCCTCGAACACGCCAAGGCGATCATGGCCGATCGCTACCCGCACTTTCTGCGCAAGCACTTGAAGATGGTCTACGAGTCCTCGGTGGTCACCGGAGCGCTCGACGAACTGGCCGGCAAGCTGGGCGATGCGACCCTGACCATCCGCCTCACCGGCGGTCAGGGAAATGTGGCCTCCGCGGTGCCGAGTCAGGCGATGTGGGACCTCTCGCGCCTGGTGGCCGCCAGTCCCGCACTCACCGCCGCCTTCGACGCCGGGGTCGACGGTCTCGAGGGACGTCTGCGCGCGTCGGGGGATTCCGACGTCGTCGCCTTCGTCGCGAAGTTCGACGAGTTCCTCTACGAACACGGCTCGCGATCGACCGACGAGTGGGCGCCGATGCCCAAGACCTGGGAAACGCATCGCACGATCCCGCTCGGCATGATCGATCGTCTGCGATTCCAGGACGAGGCCAAGAACCCCCGGCTGCAGTCGCAGCGGGTGCGCCGCGAACGTGACGAGGTGACGTCGGCGATCCGCGCGAAGCTCGCCGACGACCCCGAGGCGCTCGCCGGCTTCGATGCCGTGCTCGCCACCGTCGACGTCTACATGCCGGCCCGTGAGCGGTCCAAGACCAACACCATCCGGGTGCTCCAGGAATGCCGGATGCCGCTGTTCGAGCTCGGCCGGCGTTTCGTCGAACGCGGAGTCCTCAGTCGCGCAGACGACCTCACGATGCTCCTGGTGGATGAGCTGGACAAGTTCATCGACGACCCGGCTGCCTATGCCGCCACCATCGACGAGCGTCGTGAGTGGTCCGAGCAGCTCTCCGAACTGGAACCGCCCTTCATCATCGACGGTGAGATCCCGCCGGTGACCACGTGGTCCAAGAAGAAGGCGCCCGCGGTGAACGTCGCCGTCTCGGGCGACGTGCTCACCGGGATCGGTGCGTGCCCCGGTGTCGCCGAGGGCATCGCCAGGGTCATCTTCGACCCCGAGGACGCCCCCGACCTCGAACCCGGGGAGATCCTGGTCGCCCCGGTGACCGACCCGGGGTGGACGCCCATCTTCACCTCTGCCGAGGCGGTGGTGGTGAACGTGGGCTCGCCGCTCAGTCACGCTGCCATCGTCAGCCGTGAACTGGGCATGCCCTGTGTGCTGGCCGTCAAGGATGCGACCAAACGAATCGTCAACGGCACCAAGATCGCCGTCGACGGAACCAACGGGACGGTCACGATCCTGTAGCGGGAACGAGACCCACATCTGAGGCGGTCCGGCGATGGTCATCCATTGCCGGACCGCTTCGATACTGAGAGGAACCAATGCTGGAAACCCGATTCACCACGACGTTCGGCATCACCCACCCCATCGTGTGCGGAGGCATGACCGCTGTCGGCACGGCCGAGCTCATCGCGGCGGTCGCCGAGGCCGGTGCGCTGGGTTGCCTGACCGCGCTCACCCAGCCGTCGCCGGAGGATCTCGTCAAGGAGATCGCGCGCGTCCGCGACCTCACCGACAAACCGTTCGGCGTCAACCTCACCATCCTGCCGACCGTGGAACCCGTTCCCTACGACGAGTATCGCGACGCGATCATCGACGGGGGAGTGAAGATCGTCGAGACCGCGGGCGCCAATCCCGCGCCCCACCTTCCCGCGTTCAAGGCGGCGGGTGTGAAGGTGATCCACAAGGCGGTCGCCGTCCGGCACGCGCTCAAGGCGCAGGGGCTCGGTGTCGATGCGATCAGCATCGACGGCTTCGAATGCGCCGGTCATCCCGGTGAGGACGATGTGCCCGGCCTGGTCCTGATCGCCGCGGCGGCAAGGAAACTCGACATTCCGATAGTCGCCTCGGGTGGATTCGCCACCGGGAGCGGACTCGCGGCGGCACTCGCACTGGGCGCCGACGCGGTCAACATGGGCACCCGTTTCGTCGCCACGGCCGAGGCGCCGGTGCACGAGAACGTCAAGCGCCAGATCGTCGCGAACGACGAACGCTCGACCATCCTGGTCTTCCGTCAGTTCCGCAACACCGCACGCGTTGCGCGCAATGCGATCTCCGAGGAGATCGCCGAGATCTCCCGTCGCGAGGGCGCGACGTTCGCGGACGTGGCGCACCTGGCGGCGGGGGAACGCGGACGCCGCGAGGTGCTCGGCGACGGCAACATGGACGGCGGCATGTGGTGGGCCGGCCAGTCCCAGGGGCTGATCGATGAGGTCCTCAGCTGTCGTGAGGTCATCGACTCGATCATGGCCGACGCCGAGGAGATCATCGGGAAGCGGCTACCGGCGATGCTCAACAGCTGACGCCCACGGGCAGGACAGCAGTGAGGAGTCAGCCCCCGAGATCGATGATCTCGGGGGCTGACACTCGTCCGGGAGGGCTACGGAGTGGCCCGCGATGGGGGACCGAGATGTGGGAGTTCCCCGGGCGCGAGGTGGCGGAGCACCCGGTGGCGCTCGCCGGCGTAGATGTGTTCGCCTTCGATGAGACCCTCGTCGTCGATCGGCCACAGCACGGTGGTGCGGTGGCCGACCAGGTAGAACTCGTCGGCCGAGATGGTCTCGCCCGCTTCGGTTTCGGCTACGCCGAGCTCACTGCCACGGATCGCGTAGTGGAAGTCGCCCTCGGTGACGACGCATGCCTCGTCGACGACGACCCGGTGGATGACGTAGTCGAGCCGGTTGCGATCGGCGGCCTGCAACCGGTGGTACCAGTCGACGACCTCGTCGTATCCGGTCGGACCGACGCTGTCGGATGCGCCCCACACGACATACTCGGGGTCGGCGACGAGTGTGGCCATCAGCGCGGGCATGTTGCCGGCGACCTCCTCGACCACATGTCGCGCCACCACCTCGAGGTTGCGCCGCCGGATCGGATCGGCTTCGGCGTCGATCCGATCCAGCAGCAGTTGCCATCCCGGGGTGCTCATCATCGCTTCACGGTAGCGCTGCCCCCGGTGAGGACCTCGTTGTCGTCGCGCCCGCGGACGGCGAAACCGACCGTCGAGTCCTCGTGCTGCCACACGTCGACATCCAGGGTGTCGCCGGGCCAGACCGGTCCGGCGAAGCGGGCCGACATCGACGACAGTGTCGCGTCCTTGCCGACGACCTCGAGCACCGCGCGTCCGGCGAAGCCGAAGGTGCACAGCCCGTGCAGGATCGGCTGGGACATCCCGGCGCGGGCGGCGAAGGCCGGATCGGAGTGCAGCGGGTTGTAGTCGCCGGACAGTCGATAGATCAGGGCCTGGTCCGGCCGGGTCTGGTAGCTGATCGTCTTGACCGGCTCGGTGTTGCGCTGCGCCGGTGCGTCCGTGCCGGCGGGTCCGCGATCGCCGCCCCAGCCGCCGACGCCGCGGATGAACAGTCCGGCGGAGCTGCGCCACAGGGGCCTTCCGTCGGTGGAGGTGCCCGTGGTCTGCGCGACGATCAGCGCAGCCTTGCCCTTGTCCCACATCTCGGTGATCTCGGTGACGGCCTCGGCCTCGCCGTCGACGGGGATGTCACCCAGGATGTCCACGCGCTGTTCGGCGTGGAGCAGTTTGGCCCAGTCGAACCGGCCGGCCGATTTCAGCACACTGAAATCGACGCCGAGGGTGACCGGCATGGTCGGCACCATCCGCTGCTCGACGCCCTTGGTGTTGTTGGTGGTGAAGGCCAGGTCGTCGGTGCCGGCGCCGACGCCGAGTGCGTAGAGCATGCAGTCTCGCGAGGTCCACGAGACCTTCTTGGGTGCCGACCGGGCGCCGATGGCAGCGGGGTCGAAGGGGCTGAGTTCTCGACTCGAGGTTTCGGACACGGTGATTCCCTCTCGCATACGCGTTCTCGCGTAGAAAGTCGCGGTCTAAATACTCTAGTAGTATAGCATCGGGGGTGTTGACAAAGCCGTCACTGTGACCAGGGAGCGCGATGACCATCGATCCGCAAATACCGCAAGTACCAGCTGCGCCGGTCCCTTCCGGACCGGTCGCCCGGCGACACGTGGGCAAGGTCGTCCTGATCACCGGCGCGGCCCGGGGCATCGGGCGTGCCCAGGCGGTGCGCTTCGCCGCCGAGGGCGCCGACATCATCGCCATGGACATCTGCCGTGACCTGCCGACGACGGGATATCCGGGGTCGACTCCGGAGGACCTCGCCGAGACAGCCTGGCTGGTGGAGGCCCAGGGCCGGCGCGCGGTCGCGATCGAGGTCGACGTCACCGACTTCGACGCGCTGGCGGCGGCGGTGAACCGCGGGGTCGGTGAACTCGGCCGCCTCGACGTGGTGAGCGCCAATGCGGGCATGACCACCGCGGCCCCCGCCTGGGAGATCGACGTGGCGACATGGCGAGCCACAATCGACAACAATCTCAACGGCGCGTTCTACACCGCGAAGGCAACCATCCCGACGATGCTCGAGCAGGGGACCGGCGGGGCGATCGTCTTCACCAGTTCGGTCGCCGGGCTGACCGCCCTGCCGATGATCGCCGACTACGTGGCGGCCAAGCACGGGGTCACCGGCCTGGCCAAGGCGCTGGCGAACGAGCTCGGCGCCAGGCGCATCCGGGTCAACTCGGTGCATCCGTACGGCGTCAACACCGCACTCAACCCGCCGGACCTGAGGGAGGCGATGCTCACGCGGCCCGACCTCGATCCGCTGCTCTACCCCACGCTTCCGGACGGACGTAGCGAGCCCGAGGACATCGCCGCCGCGGTGGTGTGGATCTGCTCCGACGAAGCGCGTCACATCACCGGGATTCAGCTGCCCGTGGATCTCGGCCGCACCAACCGCTGACACCAGGCAATCCCGGACGATCCCGACCCACGCGTGGCGTGGGTCGGGATCGTCTGTCCTTCAACGCTGCCGGGCGATCAACCGATGTCCTCGGCGAAGTTGTCGAAGGACAACCGGTAGCTGAGGTCGCCGGCGTCGCGCGCCCCCGGGATGTCGTAGGCGGCACGACCGCCGGTGAGAAGCATCGACGACGGTCGGCACTGGTTCCACTCCACCGTGATCTGCCGGCGCCAGATACGCCAGATGCCGTCGCGCCGGGTCAGCTTGTCGAGGTAGCGGCCGCCGGTCAGGTACTCGTGCTCGCCGTCGAGGTCGCCGGTGGCCCGGGACTTCTCGGCATACTCCTCGCCGAAGAACGTGCTGACCGAGTCCCAGCCCCCCGGCACTCGGTGGTAGCCGAACAGCAGCGACTCGGAGTATGCACGGTCGCCGTCGATCGACACCAACTCGTTTGTCACATAGTGGATTCCGTAGGTGGTCTGGGCTTTCAGGCGGGGCACCATGAAGGCGGCGAACTCGTGGGCGTTGCCGTCGAAGGAGCCGTGCGCGTCGGTGGCGTCCTCGTGGTAGACCGATTTCAGGAGCTCGACGTCGCAACGGTC
It contains:
- a CDS encoding ferredoxin — encoded protein: MMCATLGCLMVHCLDLNNLDPGRAGRGQGPRKALCPMKVTVNDNCQGCGICEATAPGVFAVSDDGVAQVLLEDIPAELEAAVKEAMEECPTEAIEVV
- a CDS encoding PEP-utilizing enzyme, which produces MVDITQPFVIDTPLSTRFPIYTRANTGEVAGGTTSPLMWSFGGGMGNEIQWRKALAEFGAFDEDEFREDFIDIQGMVHGYIYLNLSQSRVFGVRMPGATPDLMDRTYLGDVTAPPYVPHPDDAKPEYTDRILASVQRVMTETHRNDIEIEDREAAAQLRAVRPDMSAMSDRELLEHAKAIMADRYPHFLRKHLKMVYESSVVTGALDELAGKLGDATLTIRLTGGQGNVASAVPSQAMWDLSRLVAASPALTAAFDAGVDGLEGRLRASGDSDVVAFVAKFDEFLYEHGSRSTDEWAPMPKTWETHRTIPLGMIDRLRFQDEAKNPRLQSQRVRRERDEVTSAIRAKLADDPEALAGFDAVLATVDVYMPARERSKTNTIRVLQECRMPLFELGRRFVERGVLSRADDLTMLLVDELDKFIDDPAAYAATIDERREWSEQLSELEPPFIIDGEIPPVTTWSKKKAPAVNVAVSGDVLTGIGACPGVAEGIARVIFDPEDAPDLEPGEILVAPVTDPGWTPIFTSAEAVVVNVGSPLSHAAIVSRELGMPCVLAVKDATKRIVNGTKIAVDGTNGTVTIL
- a CDS encoding nuclear transport factor 2 family protein, translated to MMSTPGWQLLLDRIDAEADPIRRRNLEVVARHVVEEVAGNMPALMATLVADPEYVVWGASDSVGPTGYDEVVDWYHRLQAADRNRLDYVIHRVVVDEACVVTEGDFHYAIRGSELGVAETEAGETISADEFYLVGHRTTVLWPIDDEGLIEGEHIYAGERHRVLRHLAPGELPHLGPPSRATP
- a CDS encoding MaoC/PaaZ C-terminal domain-containing protein, giving the protein MSETSSRELSPFDPAAIGARSAPKKVSWTSRDCMLYALGVGAGTDDLAFTTNNTKGVEQRMVPTMPVTLGVDFSVLKSAGRFDWAKLLHAEQRVDILGDIPVDGEAEAVTEITEMWDKGKAALIVAQTTGTSTDGRPLWRSSAGLFIRGVGGWGGDRGPAGTDAPAQRNTEPVKTISYQTRPDQALIYRLSGDYNPLHSDPAFAARAGMSQPILHGLCTFGFAGRAVLEVVGKDATLSSMSARFAGPVWPGDTLDVDVWQHEDSTVGFAVRGRDDNEVLTGGSATVKR
- a CDS encoding NAD(P)H-dependent flavin oxidoreductase, whose protein sequence is MLETRFTTTFGITHPIVCGGMTAVGTAELIAAVAEAGALGCLTALTQPSPEDLVKEIARVRDLTDKPFGVNLTILPTVEPVPYDEYRDAIIDGGVKIVETAGANPAPHLPAFKAAGVKVIHKAVAVRHALKAQGLGVDAISIDGFECAGHPGEDDVPGLVLIAAAARKLDIPIVASGGFATGSGLAAALALGADAVNMGTRFVATAEAPVHENVKRQIVANDERSTILVFRQFRNTARVARNAISEEIAEISRREGATFADVAHLAAGERGRREVLGDGNMDGGMWWAGQSQGLIDEVLSCREVIDSIMADAEEIIGKRLPAMLNS
- a CDS encoding nuclear transport factor 2 family protein → MLFEPQPQPSTPEATAQLVYDRQQIIEVLHRYARAIDRCDVELLKSVYHEDATDAHGSFDGNAHEFAAFMVPRLKAQTTYGIHYVTNELVSIDGDRAYSESLLFGYHRVPGGWDSVSTFFGEEYAEKSRATGDLDGEHEYLTGGRYLDKLTRRDGIWRIWRRQITVEWNQCRPSSMLLTGGRAAYDIPGARDAGDLSYRLSFDNFAEDIG
- a CDS encoding mycofactocin-coupled SDR family oxidoreductase, translated to MTIDPQIPQVPAAPVPSGPVARRHVGKVVLITGAARGIGRAQAVRFAAEGADIIAMDICRDLPTTGYPGSTPEDLAETAWLVEAQGRRAVAIEVDVTDFDALAAAVNRGVGELGRLDVVSANAGMTTAAPAWEIDVATWRATIDNNLNGAFYTAKATIPTMLEQGTGGAIVFTSSVAGLTALPMIADYVAAKHGVTGLAKALANELGARRIRVNSVHPYGVNTALNPPDLREAMLTRPDLDPLLYPTLPDGRSEPEDIAAAVVWICSDEARHITGIQLPVDLGRTNR